In the genome of Novipirellula artificiosorum, the window ATGGCAGAGCTGCGGCGCGTGCGTTTGCAACACGCCATGTCACTGCTGCGGGAAACCGATTGCACCGGATAACGTCACGGAGATCGCTGAGCAAACCGGGTTTCAAACCGCACACAGCCTGTGCCGCAGTTTCAGACAGCACTTTGGAATCACTCCTGGAAGCTACCGAATTTCGACGTCTGGCGGGACTCTTCCTGATCATCGCCCCTGAAACCGATGCATATGTTTCGCAGACATCGTGTTACGATACGAAGCACAAAGAGAGGCTTCACGAAGACCGTTGCTTCCGCTGTACTCTTTTCAATCTGCGAACTCATGCTGCCACGCTAGTTCGTTTAGGGTTCTTCACTGGCCACCAACGCTTTTTCCGAAAAAAACGTACGTTTTTTACAGGCTTTCGGTGACAGAGAGAGTCACCTGGTGATATCGATGGGTTGCCGAAGGGGCTGCGTGACAGCCAAAAATTGGCAGATCAGGTCGAGACTATCGCGCTCTCGCAATCTTGGCACCCTCTAAGTTCATTCGCCGATTGCTTCGGCTCCTGCGGACCGGACGCGAAAAACGCCGCTCGGGGTTAACAGCTTTTGCCGTTCAGTTGAACGGCGCCGACACGTTCAGCGACGTCCGGTGGAATCGAAAGCATCAGCGACCGACCGTTTTCCCAGTCGACATCGACTTGCGTCCAGCCATTTTGCAGGTGCAGGCCCGTGACAGTTCCGGTGGTGCCAGTCGGAATTGGATCGGGATCGTCAGTCATCGAAGTCAGACGGATGCGATCGCCTGGTTTGAGCTGTGTCATCATGTTGAGTTTTCCACTACGAAATTGATCCGTTCGAAAAAAGCCGTGGCCCGTTGTCGGGCAGCGTGACGCGTTTGGTGGGGTGTGGCAGGATTGAGCCGCACTGACGGCAAAACGCCCGGACGCTACCAACGTCGGGCGTGCTGAAGCCGGCAATTGGGATGGGCTTGGCGGGTTTACACCACCGCGCCAAGGACACTTTTTTTTAGTTGGTCGAGCATCTCGCAAAAGATGTAATGTTCTTCCAAGAGCGGGCCAGCCGGACCGCCGTGGTCGACGTCGGCCTTTTCAAGGGCGTCGACCAAGGGGCGAAGCTCCTCGGCGATCTTGTAGTACGACCGCCGAATCTCTTGGTAGGCCTCCGGGTCGAGTGTTAGCATAGCGGTGCGAAGTTCGCTGGCGCGGGTCTTTTGGGTCTCGGTCATGGCCATGGTTGGGTCTCCGGTGGAAAGGGTATTGTTTGCGTTCGCTGCGATACGATGAACACATGAGGCCATCAATTCGCCGGCGCATCAACCAAGTCCGAGAATCAATTCCTGAACTTTTTGCATGTTTTGCGACATCTCCAACTTGGCCGATAGACGCCGCGTGTTGCGGCGCCGCAACGGTATTCAGAAAGCGCATGGCTAGCAGCTGCGGGCGGTCTCCCAAGCTCGTTTGCTGCCGTAGCAAATCTGGCCTCCTTCGACGATGTAAACCATCGCGTCGTCGGCC includes:
- a CDS encoding AraC family transcriptional regulator; this encodes MLTSRGAGRKKPFASTLSALPWQSCGACVCNTPCHCCGKPIAPDNVTEIAEQTGFQTAHSLCRSFRQHFGITPGSYRISTSGGTLPDHRP
- a CDS encoding DUF4314 domain-containing protein, whose translation is MMTQLKPGDRIRLTSMTDDPDPIPTGTTGTVTGLHLQNGWTQVDVDWENGRSLMLSIPPDVAERVGAVQLNGKSC